A single window of Nicotiana sylvestris chromosome 3, ASM39365v2, whole genome shotgun sequence DNA harbors:
- the LOC138887254 gene encoding uncharacterized protein encodes MKPPVFTRSKKDEDPQNFIDEVQKIFQVMHATDTKAAELAAYQLKDVANMWYETWEESRGEDADPTTWMYFADAFLEHFLPIEVLEAKALEFERLRQNDMSVNEYYLKFVSLAKYAPEMVCEMRARVRRFVLGLSDDLFADANIVA; translated from the coding sequence ATGAAACCTCCCGTCTTTACAAGGTCTAAAAAGGATGAGGACCCGCAAAACTTCATTGATGAGGTTCAGAAGATATTTCAAGTGATGCATGCTACAGACACTAAGGCAGCAGAGCTTGCTGCGTACCAGCTAAAGGATGTTGCCAACATGTGGTATGAAACATGGGAAGAGTCCCGAGGGGAGGATGCAGATCCTACGACTTGGATGTATTTTGCAGATGCGTTCCTTGAGCACTTTCTACCCATTGAGGTCTTGGAAGCTAAGGCTTTGGAGTTTGAGAGACTCAGACAGAATGATATGAGTGTGAATGAGTACTACCTCAAGTTCGTCTCTCTAGCCAAGTATGCTCCGGAAATGGTATGTGAAATGAGGGCCAGAGTTAGGCGGTTTGTGTTGGGGCTTTCAGATGATTTGTTTGCTGATGCTAATATAGTTGCTTAG